Genomic window (Rhododendron vialii isolate Sample 1 chromosome 4a, ASM3025357v1):
TATTGAAGATTGAAGTTTGGATACATATTCAGTTCATTAAGAAATTGAATTTAAACATTTTTCGAAGCTCTAAGGCTTCAAATCAATCTTAAGGGGTTGGCCGAGTGATCAAAGTCCGAGACTTAGAAGCTTGCTTTCTCCCATCGTATGGTAAACCTCCACGTCGACGGGGCCTGGGAGGATGGAAGCACTTGGAGTGGTTTGGGTTTCACTATCAGCCTTTCACATGGTTCCGTGGTCCAACAAGAAGCAATGTTGTTCTACAACTCTAAACAGAGCTTTTAGCTATTCTGCAAGCAATTAAACGGTCTCTAAAACTCAAGTTCACTACATTAGTACGGAAGCATCTTATATTTCGGTTCGCACGTATTTTCATGGTGGATTACCATTTAGGAATGGAGAACGGAAGGGGAGTAACTCAATAACACAACTTTTTGAGCCTCTAGGAAGCTTGTTCAATCGACCGCTGTGCTTTTCTTGATCTGCTGAGTAACAATGCAACACCAACCTTTCCAAAACTGTCgcattttttaacaaaaacctTATAAACCACATCTCTTCAGGATCAGGATCCTCAGTAAAATATGCAATACGAACAGTTTTGAGGGAAGATGTGAAACAAGATGGTACTCTTCCCAATGTATAATCCTCCATGTTGTCACGGTGGTCGAAGCCCTAAAAGAATTAGATGAAACCAGTATAATCAGTGTCAACGAGTATCCAAAAAAACCTCATGAGGACAGGGATAAGGTAGAAGATAAGAATGAATTGCCTCCAGTCCATGGATCGGATTGGGTTGGGTTGTCCACGTTGAAAAAGTGGATGACAAATATGCTTTTGGTGTTCGGCCTTCAAATTTTTCTCAGGCAAATGTGACTAATAAAATCACGTGGCTGTCATTACAGGATCAAACTGAGTTTTTTCCCCCCCATAAATGCAGATGATGAAAAAGAAACCTTTGGGGGGTCCCACGGGTTCGGACAACAAGGTTCAATCTACCAAGTGGACCGGAGACAAACCAATTCCTCCAGAGACGTACCTTCTCAAAATTAAGAAACTCTAGCTTCGGTGTTTTTTCCAGTAGGACCATGAGAACTCCAAATAAAAGACCATAAAATTCGAAATTCAGCTCCAAATGGATCATGTTGTAAAATGTAGGAAGACGGTCCAAGAGATTTTCAACCAGCGAGAGGCACTTGgcacaaaaaaaacccaacaaattaGTACAGTGAAGGTCTAATTTCTGGGCGAGCCACGAACATAATCAAGGTACAGTTAACAACTCCAGCTTTTCATATAGACAATGCAAATTAAATAAGCTAGCATACCTCGAGTATATCAATTGTAATCAACAATCTCTTAACATTGACAACCCCAGAAAGTAACCCGAGCACTTGAGGGGTTACGTCTACTGCAGAATAATTGTCATGAAAACCAATAGATGCATCAACTAACAAAGATAGGTCATATAGACGGAAGTCAACTACCGGGGAACTAATGCAACGGAGATGAATAAGATTTGCAGCATAAATTTTGGTCACACAACTGAAGAAATCCGGAGTCCACATAGCTGCATTCTCAATAGTCAATCTTCTCAGTGTGGGAATACAAATCATTATAGTCTTTAGATTCTTCCATCCACATTTCACCAAAGCCAACTCCTGCAGCACTGGGCAACTAGAGAAAAGATGTTGTGTGGAGTTATCATCTGAAAATGTAACATATGAAAGTTCCAAGGTCTTAAGGTTTGAGAAGTGAGTCAGACTTGGAACTTTCAAAGACCACTTCATAAATAATTTCAATGTCACTAGAGATTGGCAAGTGAAAAGGTGGCAAGGCAATACAGGCCGTGCTTTCCAATTTAGAGACAGATTAAGCTCTTCAATGTTGTGCCTCATCGAAGCAGAGATCCATGAATTAACACGAGAAGAATTCACAAGCTCCGACGATTTTACAGTAAGACTTTTAATATCTGACGCATCGTGACAATGAAAAACTCTGTCTACAAAATCCAAGAGACTCCTATCTTCCTTTTTGCCAGTCCGAGGAAATGTATTGTCAGTCAAATCAATGTCAGAAATAGAGGTCCACAAATATTCCCATTTAGTAGATAATATGGAAGTTCTTATGGCATCTTTGGTAGAGAGGAAGGAGAGGATATGATGGAGAACATTTCCAGGCAAGCTGCTGATTATATCATTGCCCTCACTGACATTTTGTTCTTGTGAAAGCTCTATGTTTTCAGAAGAGTGTGGATGAACACTATCATCCCTCTGTCGCTTTCTGTCTCCCATTTGCCGCCTAAAGAAAGGGATTACGGATCTAAAAGTCATTGATCAAGAGACATGATCCAACGAGACAGGAAAATTTACAGGATTCATAACAGATAGCAGATCAAACTAGTGAAATAAATGGAAGCTTAGACTGTTCTGAGGAAAAATACCACGATCAGAAGATTTTGTAAATACAGGTACAATGTGTAGCAAGTAAATGGTACGATTGACAACCATAGAAATAACTTACAGAGATACTGATGATTAACATTTAATAGTATTTATACATGAAAATTGATATGCAAAATGGCTTGCTTGAAGAAGTTACtcttcacacaaaaaaaacatacaaacaCTCGGCGTTATATATACAGCTATATATACACACTGATTCAACCTAAGTGAGAGAGCAGGGACATGAAAGACATAAAATAATCAAACTGAAGAAATCTATCCGGAGCTTAATTGAAAGCACGTCCATCAAAATTCACCGTAGAaaaggaatttcaaaaaaacaatcTATGTTATCGTCTACTATTATCAGTGGCTAAGACGATCCTGCTAAAGAATAAGGGAATGGAAAATCTTACCTTTGAAACCCCAGAAACGGTGAGAGTTGTTAATTCGAAGCTCGTCTTTCTGAGCTCCGAAAGAACAGATTTTTAGGGTTCCCTAAGCGCTCGaatcgggagagagagagagagagagaaggaaggtcCACTCTCTACTAGTTTACGCACGAATTTTTCGGTGGACTAATAAATGGTACCCAAGATTCCCAATACTAGAAGGGCCCACTTGTGAAAATTTTGAGATTTAAGGTGCCGCACTTTGAGTTTTAGCTTAAAATCGATCTTACTTCTGAGCCAAATTCGTACTGGTTAACTGTGATCCCTGCTATTGGACAAACATCAAGAAACATCATAGGTGACATTCGAGAACGTCATAAATTGGCCcaaacacttgagttatcaagaaaaattcatttcaaatttgaataagCTACTACTTTGTTCAGcttatgaaagaaaaaaaaattcaaatttatcTAAATTTACTCGTGACCAAATTGACTGAATCTCGTTAGAAATCAAGTCAGACCTATAAAATAGTTTAAATGTGAAAATTTGTTTGAATCTTATTGTGTTCTCAAACCAACCAAATATATTATACTCGATTGATCCGGCTTATTATCAGCCTAAAACTTTTGTATGCAAGAAATTTAACTTATCTCAATATGCCAATCAATGAGATCCTCTAACTATcctatttttttcccattttattATCCAAATCTTGGATTCAATATCAGCGTTATGTTTTGGCAATTCGCAAATAAAAGTTGGTGATCTCCCATatcttgaattttgttttgaaagaaCATAATAATTGTTTTCATTTGAACAAATTCAAGAACTACACCACCCGCTAGGCCTTAATGCATTATTTGTAACACATTGCTTTAAAAATCCTGTTTTTAGCATACTGGCAGAGAAATTACTCCGAAAGCTTGCTTCTGCAGTCATCAACAAACAATTTGGAATTTTAtccgtttcttttttcttttctttttttatcggtaaaagTAATATTTGTTGAGGAACTTGATTAGGATACATCAAGTAAGGGGAAGGGGAAATGGAATCTAACCAAGGTTGGATAACGAGGGCAAAGGCCTACACATTGCGCCCGAAAAACATCTAGCGGGACAAAGTCCAAATACACCCCGGAAGGCCTACAGTGCCcagataaaaacaaataaagctcAAACAACCAAAAGGCCTAAAAGTCCAAATCTTACAATGAAGCCCAGTCCagataaaacccaaaacctaaccctaaaacaCTGTTGCCTTTCGAAACAGACAGTAAACCCATCACCGCTAGTCAGCCACCATTGGCTGCCCCTCCGAAGATGCCAACCCGGAACCCAGACATGCAAAAACTACCGAGGATGCTACCCTTGCCGTTAGGCGAGTACTGGGCCGTCCAACAACGACCACGGTGGGAGCCACGCAAACCGCAACAATCAGTTTCTTTGTCATCCCTCATTGCAGAAAATTTTCAAGACGAGTACCTCATGAAGtagcaaatgaaccgagctccTCACATGCAGCTCGAAGTTTGGCTCATTAAGGGTTCGGCTTGGTTTGACTCGCTTAATAATTGTGCCGAGTTCAAGCTCAAGTTTTAGCCTTGTGTAGCAGAATGAGTTGAACTCAATACTCTAAAGCTCAATTCAACTTGAAAAAAGttcgactcgtttagtaaatgaatcgGGTAGTTTTGGATTACAAAGTAGGGAGtgactttttttgtctttattcaatttttttttgcatttgttagttttgcgtcaaacttttgtgacttattgattcgtctcgacgagaggaaccgaaaaagtataatttttttttatcagagcccataatttttttgaaaaagataaaaaaagaattcaaaaagcTCTTTTTGacctatttttgtcttttaaaaaattatggattttgatcgaattttttttactttttcggttcCTCTCTTCGAGACGAActcaaaaatcccaaaaatttgacgtaaaactaacaaatgcaaaaaaagtttaaataaagacaaaaaaaaaaatcactccatACTTTTTAATCCAGACCCACCAGAAAATGGACTTGGCTTTGCTTGTTGGCACCCAAATCAGTTTTAGATTTTCCCGCTCACGCACGTGTATCAGAGCATGTGACTTAGGGGCCAGGGCATGACTAGGAGGCAACTTGGGTCGCGTAAACCCGAACCGAAGTCCAACGAATTTTAGGGCTCTTGAATAATAAATTTGAGCCCAAGTTCCGGTAGTGGCCAAAAGCCTGTGTTGAAATTGGGTTGGACTTGGGCTGAAATCTCAAACAACCCGATCAACTCGACCCTGTTATGGATGTGATAGCTATGCTTACAAGTTACAAGACAGAATGTAACTCTGTTGGAAGTTTTTCTACTTAGGTTTGAATCCTGATGGGCTCACAAAATCCATCGCAAAAACTGGAATTATCGGTTGTGCAAGACCTGAAGACGTTTTATGTCCCATCCTAGTTGGAAGGGAGGTGTGGGACCTTCATCTACCCGTCGACTGAGCAGCAGAACTTATAAGTAGAGGAAATACTCCGGGACAATTTTGAACAGAAGGGCTAGTGGATATTTTGCGAGGCCCATTAAGTCTTTTCGCAAAAATCTGTCCATGAAAAGGAAAAGTTCGATGTCATTCCTAATACACAAATCACAACTAACATTGCCCCATCACAAAATACAAGACCGTTTCGATAAAACTGATCTGGACGACATCCCATGATCCTCTGCAAATCAGAGCTCCTAAAACAGTTCAAAAGGGCACAAGCCTTGTGTGTTTTGCAACATACTCCTGAGAAACTTTGCCAAGTGTTTTGAAATGAGCTTCAAATAGACAAGTAACCACTAGATATCTTGAAACGATCAACGATAAGACACTGAGCTTCCAAGAAAGTTGACCAAAGGTTTCAAAGCAACTCAATAACACAGCTTTCAGATCTTCTTGGAAATCCCCTTAACTGATTGTTGACCTCCTCTTCCTTTTCCGAATCTTCAGATAATATAGGCTCGCAGTACAACGTCATCTTCTCCAACACAGTTGCATTCTTCAACAAAAGTCTTAGAAAATGCATCTCTGGCGGCTTCCCTTCGAAGCAAGAAAGGCTAAACCGTTTAAAGCAACAACAGGAAGGAACTCTTTCCAACATCAAACAAACCTCATGGTCATGGATATAATCTAAGTCGAAGCcctaaacaacaaaaaaaacaaatttgaaactCCAATCAAAACAATTTAGTAAATGCCTTTGGATATCAAACAAATAGACAAAATAGTACCTTGGCAAGGAAATAGATTGGAGATATACCTTATCAAAGTCAAGAAACTCAAGCTTAGGTGATTTTTCAAGCAAGTTGATCAGACCACCAGTCAAGTCACTACAAAATTCTGCATTCAGCTCCAAATTGGTCATATTGGGAAATGTAGGAAGACGACCCATGATATTTTCCGCATCAGAGATAGACTTGgcaccacacacaaaaaaaaaaaacccaaagaatAAACCAGTCAATATTGTGAGGGCTCGTTTCTAGTTGTTTAGTTTAAGCGTGGGTAAAAAAACAATATAGTTTCAACTGCCTAAACTCTTGTTTTTCTTACAGCAATATTGTAAAACAAGAGAAGCAGACATACTAGAAGCGTATCAGCTGATACTGTCAAACATTTAACATTGCAAATCCCAGTAAGCACTCCTATCGCACGAGAAACGTGTTGCTGCGACAGATCTCGATGTGGAAGGTCAACAGATGCATTGACTAAGGAAGATATGCCACATAAATGAAAGTGAACTTGCAGATTACTAGTGAACTTCAGGTAGATGAGATTTGGAGCATGAATTTTGACTACACAACTGAGTACACCAGTTGAATCATCTTCAATAGTCAATCTCTTTAGTGTTGGAACAGAAATGGTGAGAGTCTTTATATTCTTCCATCCACAATTTGTTAAGGCCAACTCTTGAAGCACTGGACAACTAGAAAATACATGTTGCATTGAGTCATCATCAGAAAATGTAAGTAAGTTAAACACCAAGGTCTTGAGGCTCGAGAAGTGAATAAAACTAGGGGCTTTCAAAACGCAGTCCATAGATAACTTCAACAAAAGTAGCGATTCACAAGTAAAAAGGCAACAAGGCAACAGAAAGCACGTTCTCACAGGCAAGTCAAGATCAAGTTCTTGAACATTGTGCCTTATAGCAGCAGAGATCCATGAATTAAGACGACCAGGATTCACAGGGTCAAGAATGTAAAGATGAAGTCTTCTAATATCTGAAGCATCATGAAGAAGGAGAACTCTATCCACGAAATCTGAGAACCTATGACACATTGGACACTGATCTTTAATTTTGTCAATATCCTTCGACCAAGAAATATCATCCAAATTGATGTCCGAAATGGAGGTCCATAAATATTGCCATCTTCTTGATAATATAGAAGTTCGTATGGAGTCTTCGGTTGAAAGGAAGGAGAGAATGTGACGGAGAACATTGTTCGACAAGGTGCTGATTACATCCATTCCCTCACCATAAGTCACATCTTTGGACAACTTCTGATGTTTGGAAGAAGGTAGCAGAACGACAtcatccatttttcttttttctctttcagtCACCACCTAATTACAAGAACATAGGGTTGTTAATGTCAAGAATGACTTCATGTGATAGACTATCTATAGCACTCATTACAAATAGCAAATGAAACTTGTGAATATCGAAAATTAGGGACGGATCTATAAATTTTGCGCTAGTGGGGCCAATACTAGTgtaccaacaaaaaagaagattttccGTGAAAGAACTTCCTCATACAAAAGTTAAGAcaaaatcaatatatatatatatatatatatatataatgagttaggttccggtgagggattcctcattttattaaaatgcgggactcccctttccgattgaatttcgatgatccgagccgctcaaagttatcaaaacgtgattttaagggtccctgtgagaaatcagcaaaaaaaatgaccgggaagggcttcatccgagcaattttcattgaacggttcaaaaaaaaactgctcggatgacgcccttcccggtcattttttttgctgatttctcgcggggacccttaaaattacgttctgcacacattgaacggttcggattttcaaaatttgatcgggaaatgaaagtccctcattttaataaaatgagaggGATcactcacttgaaaattcctctatatatatatacacacacacacaaattcaTTTTCCTGCTGTTATATTGATTGTTCCATGCAGGTTTTGAGCTAGATAAAAATAGGATCTCATAAAACTTTGCTAAAGATTTACTTTCTCATGGTTCTTTTTAGTTAAAGTTTCAACTTACAACCTATTTAGATGGAGGGGCCCCATTGAAACCCTTCTAGTGATATACGCTTTTAATCAATGGACATTAGAAATGCAGAGACCAAAATAAACCTTCGCCAGTCCAAAATTTTAACTTGAAAAGACAAATACACTTGTCATATGCTCTATTTGGATAGATTAACATAACTATAAAGAATGTGGATATGTTGTTGGGGAAAAGCAGAAGAAGGTCTACGTCACGTTGAACCCCATGCAGGAAGGAAAGGAAGAAATGAATCAACTGATGCAAGCAAACATAACACAGTGCTCTTCGATCTTCGGGTTGTATTCGTCTATCCCATCTAGTATAGGAAGTCTGGTCCTTGAAGCCCGTCCAACAGGAATAAATTTCTATGTTAGCTAATGGAGGCGGGCTTTCAGAAGTGAAGGGCAAAAAGTCTTAAACTAAAAAGTTGGAGTTTGAGATCGGATcggaagagaaagaaaggagcTTTGGTATACGTAATGGTATAAGCCTGCCTGACTGTGAGACCGACTGGTCGAACGGAGACGAAAGTCGGCCATAGTGATCTGGGAGTCCCGTGTGGAAGGGCTCTTGCTCAACGGATCAAAGGTACGCCGGTGATAACAGACTGATGACTCCCACGAGCTCTTATCGACGGAGTCGTTTGGCACCTCGATGTCGACTCATCACATCCTGGGGTTGAAGAAGGTCCCAAGGGTTCGGTTGTTCGCCGATTCAAGTTGTACGTGAGTTGGGTTTAGAATGTCGTGAGACAGTTCGGTTCCTATCAACCGTTGGTGTTAAAGGGGAACTGCGTACAACGATTACGCCCAAATAGAGTCAATTTAGATCTCTATCTTCCAGCAGACAAGAAAGATGCCAAGCCTTCATCATATGCGTGTAAGAGAATCTCAAAAACAGATGTAATAGTGTTAATTACGGATTTGACATCGAATGTGGGTTAGGTTTCTGCTTCATAGAACAGATACAAAATCTGTCGTGTTACAGATATTAGTTacgcaaaaacaaaacaaaacagcaTCATAGATTCATATGTGGGACTTCTGAATCAGTGGCAATGCTCCCACAGAGAATGGAACATCTAAACCTATTTCTGAGTAACTAAGATTAACCTAAGAATAACCAAAGCAGAAGCATACGAAgctagagagaggggggggggggggggggaagaggGTGGGGGCCTTACCTGGTTCGCCTATGTGAAAGTAAAGAATTGGCTCCAGATATTCAGAGGAGTGTTTAAGCCTGGGTTTTTCAGGGTCTCAATTCTTCCGAACTCGGCTATTTGGGAGAGAACTCAGCTCGCTCATGCCTCTCTGTATTTCTGTGTTAAAAAGTTTGTTATTAATGTGTTTATTAATGATAAAAGTGGGTTCCACAAGTGTCTAAAGAGAATTGGGGAACCCTGGTTCACTTGTGCACAATTTGTGTGTTGTGCACCGTGTCAGTTCGGTCATTCAATAATTCGGATCTCATATCGGCAATGAACGACATCGTTCCGATCTCGACAATGAACGACGGTTCGGATCTGGACAGTTGGGTTACCCCACCGACCCAGTGACAAACCAACCACATCCCTTCCCTTTCTCCGATCATAAAGTCCCCGGATCCCTTTCAACTCTTCAAGTGCAATGCAGTGGTACTTGGTTCTGATTCTACCTTTGTAGAATGCCTGGGTCCAGTACAGTAGGTAGCAGGCATGTTCGTTTTGGCTCCCGAGCGTCGGATAACCGAACAGACAGCTCAAATTGTGCACAACACACATGATGACCTAACAGACAGTTCAGATTGTGCAGAACACGCATGCCCCCTCCCCCCCGGTTTCGTGTTAAGATACTACAATGAGTTTTTCAACaagccttagagcatctcccGTCTCCGACCAAGCTCTATAATTCTTTAAATTTCTATATTgaagggagattttgtaatctactcctttttttttaactttttgtactTTAGAGGGAGATGCTCCAATACTCCAAATCTCAGTATTGAGGGAATATTTGGTCTCTAAATTTACCctcgtttttctttttatataaaATTCTAATACTCCCTACCATTCATGTCCGTTGTACTTTTTGCTGTATATATATTTGGATAATAAGTATAACTTCTACTCCATAAATTTATTTCTCTATAAAGTTTATATCATCGACAAGATATTGACTATGCCTTTCAAACAGTTCAATATTGAACATGTTAAGTTAAAAGTcttagaaataaatatttagaCTTCTGTCAAATTAAATGCGAAAGACGAGTAGTTATATTTTAGAGAAAAAgtgaatgaaaaattaactGAGAGATCAGTGAATTTCTGAAATATAAAAATGGATATAGAGAAGTATGGTTGGAGTTACAATGAATAATCTCACTCTCCATAATCactttctgataaaaaaaaattattttttggatctCTATTTTAGAGACAAGGGTTAGAGTTGCTCTCACAAGGAGCTCTAGGAACTCTGAACGGTTGTTTGAACACCAAAATACATACATTTATGTATCATCAGTGCCAATATTAATATGTTTGGGGCGATGAAAGAAATAACAGATTAGGCCTtctactttatttattttttccacgTAAAAAGGAATTAAGAAAGACTCATAGAACCATTCAAGCCGACAAAATCACAATAGTACTACCCGGCAACTCTATGTATCAGTGCTAGAGACATCAGTAGTCTCAAATCTGTCTAGCACACATGTTAATACACCTCAAGCTTAGCACACTCCAGCATGAACTAATAAGCATTGGGATGCCTGGAAGCTTAGATTGTTCCGAGGAAAAATACAAAGATCAGaagatttttcttgttttatcaAAATACAGGTACAACCGTACAACGTGTAGCAAGTAAATGGTACAAATGAGCATGACCATAGAAATAACTTACAGATACTGATGATTAACATTTAATAGTATTTATACATGAAAATTGATATGCAAAATGGCTTGCTTGAAGAAGTTACTCTTTACCCAAGAAAACATACGCTATATATACACACCGATTCAACCAAAGAGAGAAAGCATGGGCATGAAAGGCCTCAAATCACCAAACTGAACAAATCAATCCGGAGCTTAATTGACAGCACGACCATCAAAATTCACCTATTTACGCCTACATGGAATTTCAAAGAAAATCTAGGTTATTGTCTACTATCAGTGGCTAAGACGATCCTACTAAACAATAAGCGAATGGAAAATCTTAcctttgaaaccctagaaacggaGAGAGTTGTTAAATCGAAGCTCGTCTTTCTGAGCTCCCAAAGATCGAATTTTTAGGGTTCCCCAACGCTCGaatcggcagagagagagagagatggaaggtCCTCTCTCTGCTAGTTTGGGCCCTAGTGAGTTCTA
Coding sequences:
- the LOC131324648 gene encoding F-box/LRR-repeat protein At4g14103-like isoform X1, which gives rise to MGDRKRQRDDSVHPHSSENIELSQEQNVSEGNDIISSLPGNVLHHILSFLSTKDAIRTSILSTKWEYLWTSISDIDLTDNTFPRTGKKEDRSLLDFVDRVFHCHDASDIKSLTVKSSELVNSSRVNSWISASMRHNIEELNLSLNWKARPVLPCHLFTCQSLVTLKLFMKWSLKVPSLTHFSNLKTLELSYVTFSDDNSTQHLFSSCPVLQELALVKCGWKNLKTIMICIPTLRRLTIENAAMWTPDFFSCVTKIYAANLIHLRCISSPVVDFRLYDLSLLVDASIGFHDNYSAVDVTPQVLGLLSGVVNVKRLLITIDILECLSLVENLLDRLPTFYNMIHLELNFEFYGLLFGVLMVLLEKTPKLEFLNFEKGFDHRDNMEDYTLGRVPSCFTSSLKTVRIAYFTEDPDPEEMWFIRFLLKNATVLERLVLHCYSADQEKHSGRLNKLPRGSKSCVIELLPFRSPFLNGNPP
- the LOC131324648 gene encoding F-box/LRR-repeat protein At4g14103-like isoform X2; this translates as MGDRKRQRDDSVHPHSSENIELSQEQNVSEGNDIISSLPGNVLHHILSFLSTKDAIRTSILSTKWEYLWTSISDIDLTDNTFPRTGKKEDRSLLDFVDRVFHCHDASDIKSLTVKSSELVNSSRVNSWISASMRHNIEELNLSLNWKARPVLPCHLFTCQSLVTLKLFMKWSLKVPSLTHFSNLKTLELSYVTFSDDNSTQHLFSSCPVLQELALVKCGWKNLKTIMICIPTLRRLTIENAAMWTPDFFSCVTKIYAANLIHLRCISSPVVDFRLYDLSLLVDASIGFHDNYSAVDVTPQVLGLLSGVVNVKRLLITIDILECLSLVENLLDRLPTFYNMIHLELNFEFYGLLFGVLMVLLEKTPKLEFLNFEKVRHRDNMEDYTLGRVPSCFTSSLKTVRIAYFTEDPDPEEMWFIRFLLKNATVLERLVLHCYSADQEKHSGRLNKLPRGSKSCVIELLPFRSPFLNGNPP
- the LOC131324648 gene encoding F-box/LRR-repeat protein At4g14103-like isoform X4, with protein sequence MGDRKRQRDDSVHPHSSENIELSQEQNVSEGNDIISSLPGNVLHHILSFLSTKDAIRTSILSTKWEYLWTSISDIDLTDNTFPRTGKKEDRSLLDFVDRVFHCHDASDIKSLTVKSSELVNSSRVNSWISASMRHNIEELNLSLNWKARPVLPCHLFTCQSLVTLKLFMKWSLKVPSLTHFSNLKTLELSYVTFSDDNSTQHLFSSCPVLQELALVKCGWKNLKTIMICIPTLRRLTIENAAMWTPDFFSCVTKIYAANLIHLRCISSPVVDFRLYDLSLLVDASIGFHDNYSAVDVTPQVLGLLSGVVNVKRLLITIDILECLSLVENLLDRLPTFYNMIHLELNFEFYGLLFGVLMVLLEKTPKLEFLNFEKVRLWRNWFVSGPLGRLNLVVRTRGTPQRFLFHHLHLWGGKNSV
- the LOC131324648 gene encoding F-box/LRR-repeat protein At4g14103-like isoform X3, yielding MDDVVLLPSSKHQKLSKDVTYGEGMDVISTLSNNVLRHILSFLSTEDSIRTSILSRRWQYLWTSISDINLDDISWSKDIDKIKDQCPMCHRFSDFVDRVLLLHDASDIRRLHLYILDPVNPGRLNSWISAAIRHNVQELDLDLPVRTCFLLPCCLFTCESLLLLKLSMDCVLKAPSFIHFSSLKTLVFNLLTFSDDDSMQHVFSSCPVLQELALTNCGWKNIKTLTISVPTLKRLTIEDDSTGVLSCVVKIHAPNLIYLKFTSNLQVHFHLCGISSLVNASVDLPHRDLSQQHVSRAIGVLTGICNVKCLTVSADTLLSISDAENIMGRLPTFPNMTNLELNAEFCSDLTGGLINLLEKSPKLEFLDFDKGFDLDYIHDHEVCLMLERVPSCCCFKRFSLSCFEGKPPEMHFLRLLLKNATVLEKMTLYCEPILSEDSEKEEEVNNQLRGFPRRSESCVIELL